The sequence below is a genomic window from Clostridium sp. BJN0001.
TATGTAGAATTTTTATTAGTTTCCTTATAATTTTCAATTCTATCAACCCTAAATGCAATCTCTATCTTACTGCTTCCTTTTTCAATTTGTGAAACTAAATAAAAATAATATTCATTAAAAACTATTGCTATAGGATTTACTATATTATAGAATAGCATTTTATATGATGTTAAAAAATTTAAATATCTTCAAAATAAATAAAGAGCAAGCATTATTTGCATGACTAAATTTTAGTCAAAGTATTTAATGCTTGCCTTTTTTAGTATATTATTATTTTATATTATTCTTAGAAAGGAAAAAAGCAGAGCAACACCACCGACCAAAGTTTTGTTGCTCTGCTAACCATAAATTCTATGATAACTAATATTTATGATACAAAAATCATATCTAATTTAGATTCAAAAATCAAGTCATTAACGCAAAAATCCTATGATAAATTTATTAAAGACATAGATTTTCACAAACTTACTTGTTCCTGCGGAAGGTCCGGGCAGCTTGTAAAGCATGGTTATTACAAGAGAACTGTTAAAAACAGTGATGGCAAGATATCTATAACAATTCTTAGAGCAAAGTGTACATGTTGCAATAAAACTCATGCTATATTTCCAGAGTGTATTGTACCTTATTCTCAAATTCTTTTATGTGATCATATTTCAATTATTAATGCTTATAATTCCAAAGCTTCTTTTGAACCCATTATGATAGCTAATGAATTTATCGATGAAAGCAATATTTTTTATATAATAAAACAATATCTAGAGCATTGGAAGGAACGTATTACTTCATTTAAAATTTCATTAGATTTAAGTATTTCAAAGCAATGTTTAAAAAACTTTAAAAGACAATTTATGCAAATTAAATGCATCAATAATATTTTATTTTCGTAAAACCACATAACTTAGTTTTACTGTTAATTTATGTAGATATAAGCTTATATTGTAATAAAACAAAGGAGGCTTTTTCAAAATATGGACGAAAAAACTAGAAAAGAAATACCACTTTTCAGGTACGGAATCTTGGCTCCTCTGATAAGTGGTACTTATGATGAAAATAAAAGTGTTAAACAATTTTTCCGAGATGCCGCAGGCAAAGTATATCAGACTCCAGATGGTGAAGATACTAAGGTAGCTGCTGCTACTCTTGAACGTTGGTATTACAATTACAAGAATAAGGGCTTTGAGGCACTCATACCTGTAAAACGATGCGACACTGGAAGAACACGTAAATTAGATTCTGATATTACAGAACAGATTAAATATTTAAAACAAGAATATCCAAGAATCCCAGCAACACTTATCTATCAAAAGCTTATTAACAATGGAACTATTG
It includes:
- a CDS encoding DUF6431 domain-containing protein — encoded protein: MITNIYDTKIISNLDSKIKSLTQKSYDKFIKDIDFHKLTCSCGRSGQLVKHGYYKRTVKNSDGKISITILRAKCTCCNKTHAIFPECIVPYSQILLCDHISIINAYNSKASFEPIMIANEFIDESNIFYIIKQYLEHWKERITSFKISLDLSISKQCLKNFKRQFMQIKCINNILFS